The Caloranaerobacter ferrireducens genome contains a region encoding:
- the hpt gene encoding hypoxanthine phosphoribosyltransferase has product MEKEWKVLISEEEIKAKIKELGKKISDDYKDKKLLVISLLKGSFIFTADLVRCIEVPTRIEFMTTSSYGHGKETSGKVDILSDLNIDIEGYDVLIVDDIMDSGLTMKVIKEHLQSKNPNSVKSCVLLDKPERRKADITPDYIGFTIPDVFVVGYGLNYGDYYRNVPHVFTFDS; this is encoded by the coding sequence TTGGAGAAGGAATGGAAAGTTCTAATTTCTGAAGAAGAGATTAAAGCTAAAATTAAAGAACTAGGAAAGAAAATTAGTGATGACTATAAAGACAAGAAACTTTTAGTAATATCTTTGTTAAAAGGAAGTTTTATATTTACTGCTGATCTAGTTAGATGTATTGAAGTTCCTACTCGTATTGAATTTATGACTACGTCTAGTTATGGACATGGGAAAGAAACTTCAGGTAAAGTAGATATACTTAGTGATTTGAATATAGATATAGAAGGATATGATGTATTAATAGTTGATGATATAATGGATTCAGGACTTACAATGAAAGTTATTAAAGAACATTTACAGTCAAAGAATCCTAATTCTGTGAAGTCATGTGTTTTATTAGATAAACCTGAAAGAAGAAAAGCAGATATTACACCAGATTATATTGGTTTTACAATACCTGATGTTTTTGTTGTTGGATATGGTTTGAATTATGGGGATTATT